From one Triticum urartu cultivar G1812 chromosome 3, Tu2.1, whole genome shotgun sequence genomic stretch:
- the LOC125549574 gene encoding LOW QUALITY PROTEIN: B3 domain-containing protein Os06g0194400-like (The sequence of the model RefSeq protein was modified relative to this genomic sequence to represent the inferred CDS: substituted 3 bases at 3 genomic stop codons): MAGAIAYEEQRRRQIEENNRKLEELHLHQLSAAVREAAGPKPSPVRQSVKQKRVPRDAAVRQSGRVASLPKQPKYCYEDDYPTLVEKKKIRRRNVPPSFLSMHRSIXFDXXLFSRRRASSTRSDLINRVYATDEARLHANSKAQELLRKLVPGGNPSFVKPMKQSHVTGGFWLGLPTQFCRLYLLESDHRITLEDEEGDEYETLYLALKTVLSAGWRKFALEHNLVDGDCLVFEWVVWNKFYVYIIRQSSYYK; the protein is encoded by the exons ATGGCCGGAGCGATCGCGTACGAGGAGCAGCGCCGGAGGCAGATAGAGGAGAACAATCGCAAGCTGGAGGAGCTGCACCTGCACCAGCTCTCCGCAGCCGTCAGGGAGGCCGCCGGCCCCAAGCCCTCGCCGGTCCGGCAGTCCGTGAAGCAGAAGCGGGTGCCGCGGGACGCCGCGGTCCGGCAGTCCGGCCGTGTTGCCAGCCTCCCCAAGCAGCCCAAGTACTGCTACGAG GATGACTACCCAACCTTGGTAGAGAAGAAGAAGATTAGGAGGAGGAACGTACCCCCATCATTCCTCTCCATGCACCGCAGCATTTGATTTGATTGATGATTGTTTTCAAGGAGGAGGGCGAGCAGCACGAGGAGTGACTTGATTAATCGAGTGTACGCCACAGACGAGGCCAGACTCCATGCCAACTCCAAGGCCCAAGAGCTGCTGCGTAAGCTGGTGCCCGGCGGCAACCCCAGCTTTGTGAAGCCCATGAAACAGTCTCATGTCACTGGAGGCTTCTGGCTC GGCCTCCCGACGCAGTTCTGCCGGCTGTATCTCCTAGAGAGTGATCATAGAATCACTTTGGAGGACGAGGAGGGTGACGAGTATGAAACGCTCTACCTCGCGCTTAAGACGGTCCTCAGCGCCGGATGGAGAAAGTTCGCCTTGGAGCACAACCTGGTTGATGGTGATTGCTTGGTGTTCGAGTGGGTCGTGTGGAACAAGTTCTAT GTCTACATTATCAGACAAAGTTCCTACTACAAATGA